One genomic window of Azospirillum sp. TSH58 includes the following:
- a CDS encoding DUF1013 domain-containing protein, whose product MALPLMPKATAVWLVENTSLTFEQIAAFCGLHSLEVQAIADGEVAVGMVGLDPVANGQLTKGEIERCERNQDLRLKLLVPDLPLPAARSKGPRYTPITKRGDKPDAIAWLLKHHPELSDAQLCRLIGTTKPTIAAVRDRTHWNAPNIKPRNPVLLGLCTQRELEEALALAVRRGGVPLSQEEREAQDGEEGYGDESPYSEREEAR is encoded by the coding sequence ATGGCACTGCCCTTGATGCCGAAAGCGACGGCCGTCTGGCTGGTCGAGAACACATCCTTGACCTTCGAGCAGATCGCCGCCTTCTGCGGCCTGCATTCCCTGGAGGTCCAGGCCATCGCCGATGGCGAGGTGGCGGTCGGCATGGTCGGGCTGGACCCGGTGGCCAACGGTCAGTTGACCAAGGGCGAGATCGAACGCTGCGAGCGCAACCAGGACCTGCGCTTGAAGCTGCTGGTCCCCGACCTGCCGCTGCCGGCCGCCCGGTCCAAGGGGCCGCGCTACACCCCGATCACCAAGCGCGGCGACAAGCCGGACGCCATCGCCTGGCTGCTGAAGCACCATCCGGAGCTGTCGGACGCCCAGCTCTGCCGCCTGATCGGCACGACCAAGCCGACCATCGCGGCGGTGCGCGACCGCACGCACTGGAACGCCCCGAACATCAAGCCGCGCAACCCCGTGCTGCTCGGCCTGTGCACCCAGCGTGAGCTGGAGGAGGCCCTGGCCCTGGCCGTCCGCCGCGGCGGCGTCCCGCTCTCGCAGGAGGAGCGCGAGGCCCAGGACGGCGAGGAAGGCTACGGCGACGAGTCGCCCTATTCGGAGCGGGAAGAGGCGCGCTGA
- a CDS encoding DUF2189 domain-containing protein, whose translation MVDMSSHRGASQLHRPVRRKEPSEFHKPAPYLPRIRSVDVDRPWVWLSAGWRDMCASPMISAAYGLLAVLSSFALVAVLSMQDMQYLVLPMAAGFMLLGPVFAVGLYETSRLLERGETPTLLKVAGAYRRNGVQIAGIGLALTLAMLAWIRIAFLLFALFFATEPPAFDQLVDRIFFSSQTIPFLLTGTIVGGVIATAVFAISVVSIPMLLDRETDSFTAMATSVAVLRENLRTMAGWAFLIVLFTAAGMVTGFLGLALALPLIGHASWHCYRDLVGAD comes from the coding sequence ATGGTCGACATGTCGTCTCACCGCGGTGCGTCCCAGCTTCATCGACCGGTCCGGCGCAAGGAACCCTCCGAATTCCACAAGCCGGCGCCCTATCTTCCGCGAATCCGCAGCGTCGACGTCGACCGCCCCTGGGTGTGGCTGAGCGCCGGCTGGCGCGACATGTGCGCCAGCCCCATGATCAGCGCCGCCTACGGCCTGCTGGCGGTCCTGTCCAGTTTCGCGCTGGTGGCGGTCCTGTCGATGCAGGACATGCAGTATCTGGTCCTGCCGATGGCGGCCGGCTTCATGCTGCTGGGGCCGGTGTTCGCCGTCGGTCTCTACGAGACCAGCCGCCTGCTGGAGCGGGGCGAGACTCCGACCCTGCTGAAGGTCGCCGGGGCCTACCGCCGCAACGGCGTGCAGATCGCCGGGATCGGGCTGGCGCTGACGCTCGCCATGCTGGCCTGGATCCGCATCGCCTTCCTGCTGTTCGCGCTGTTCTTCGCGACGGAGCCGCCGGCCTTCGACCAGCTCGTCGACCGCATCTTCTTCTCGTCCCAGACGATCCCGTTCCTGCTGACCGGCACCATCGTCGGCGGCGTCATCGCCACGGCGGTCTTCGCCATCAGCGTGGTGTCGATCCCGATGCTGCTGGACCGCGAGACCGACAGCTTCACCGCCATGGCGACCAGCGTCGCGGTGCTGCGCGAAAATCTGCGGACCATGGCCGGCTGGGCCTTCCTGATCGTGCTGTTCACCGCGGCCGGAATGGTCACCGGCTTCCTGGGTCTGGCTCTGGCCCTGCCGCTGATCGGCCACGCCTCCTGGCACTGCTACCGCGATCTGGTCGGCGCGGACTGA
- a CDS encoding flagellar hook protein FlgE: MGITTIFNNGVLGLTAQNRALGTISNNIANASTSGFKASETQFSDFVLSDRTGNKDPGNGVRAFERLDHSGGTVTRTDVTTNAAIVGNGFFLVQDLDAQTGTTATTARTSDDSVFLTRSGDFSPDKEGRLVNGAGKALMGFKLDPANGSGSFGSLSSMTPVSLSGLQDYREASTQASLNLNLPYDQAPVTGEITTANTTGVVLNMVDKNGADGAMALRFLKTGQAEDGTSTWQVFNAGVVGADGKPVGNGNVNDPTTWQPLGTLNFARNGTLTGGPTGAPVTLTLNPGGDFAQTTLDLGSYGKMTNSITTIAGMDLGIVQGNNGIRAGTYQGAELTADGFVAANFQGGKQRYIYRIPDATVINPTDLESVSGTMFRTTANSGAIRLNSFGNLTNETGTNAPKTVGASLNTASVEGSNVKIEEQFTTLIQAQRTYSAASKLVSTADEMTQTTITLKS; encoded by the coding sequence ATGGGCATCACCACGATCTTCAACAATGGCGTTCTCGGGCTGACGGCGCAGAACCGGGCCCTGGGCACCATTTCGAACAACATCGCGAACGCCTCCACGTCCGGCTTCAAGGCGTCGGAAACCCAGTTCTCCGACTTCGTGCTGAGCGACCGCACCGGCAACAAGGACCCCGGCAACGGTGTGCGCGCCTTCGAGCGGTTGGACCACAGCGGCGGCACCGTCACCCGGACCGACGTCACCACGAACGCGGCCATCGTCGGCAACGGCTTCTTCCTCGTCCAGGACCTGGATGCCCAGACCGGCACGACCGCGACCACCGCCCGGACGAGCGACGATTCGGTTTTCCTGACGCGGTCGGGCGACTTCTCCCCCGACAAGGAAGGCCGTCTGGTGAACGGCGCCGGCAAGGCGCTGATGGGCTTCAAGCTCGACCCCGCCAATGGCTCCGGCTCTTTCGGCAGCCTCAGCAGCATGACCCCGGTTTCGCTGAGCGGCTTGCAGGACTACCGCGAAGCCTCGACCCAGGCGTCGCTGAACCTCAACCTGCCGTACGACCAGGCCCCGGTGACCGGCGAGATCACCACGGCGAACACGACCGGCGTCGTTCTGAACATGGTCGACAAGAACGGCGCCGATGGGGCGATGGCCCTGCGCTTCCTGAAGACCGGGCAGGCGGAGGACGGCACCTCGACGTGGCAGGTCTTCAACGCCGGGGTCGTCGGCGCGGACGGCAAGCCGGTGGGCAACGGCAACGTGAACGACCCCACCACCTGGCAACCGCTCGGCACGCTGAACTTCGCCCGCAACGGCACGCTGACCGGCGGCCCCACCGGCGCCCCGGTGACCCTGACCCTGAATCCCGGCGGCGACTTCGCCCAGACGACGCTGGATCTCGGGTCCTATGGGAAGATGACCAACTCCATCACCACCATCGCCGGCATGGATCTGGGCATCGTCCAGGGCAACAACGGCATCCGCGCCGGCACCTACCAGGGGGCGGAACTGACCGCGGACGGCTTCGTCGCCGCGAACTTCCAGGGCGGGAAGCAGCGCTACATCTACCGCATCCCCGACGCGACGGTGATCAACCCGACCGACCTGGAGAGCGTGTCCGGCACCATGTTCCGGACCACCGCCAATTCCGGCGCCATCCGCCTGAACTCCTTCGGCAACCTGACCAACGAGACCGGCACCAACGCGCCGAAGACCGTCGGGGCGTCGCTGAACACGGCCAGCGTCGAGGGCTCCAACGTCAAGATCGAGGAGCAGTTCACCACGCTGATCCAGGCGCAGCGCACCTACTCCGCCGCCTCCAAGCTGGTGTCCACCGCCGACGAGATGACCCAGACGACGATCACTCTCAAGTCGTAA
- a CDS encoding carbonic anhydrase gives MPHTRDQDVPIRQLLAGMKGFRARYYERRPDSMRQLVEEGQKPKILMIGCSDSRVDPALLTQAEPGEMFVVRNVANLVPPYQPDGSYHGTSAAIEYAVRVLQVSHVIVLGHALCGGIQGLIRLRKGEPDQNDFVSPWVSIASAALDPYIPPAQGDTDEERRKAEFERLQQKPDVIERAAVRTSVDNLMTFPFVRERVEAGTLELHGWWFDLDSGDLWAINSQTKMFEPVD, from the coding sequence ATGCCACACACCCGCGACCAGGACGTTCCGATTCGTCAGCTTCTCGCCGGGATGAAAGGCTTCCGAGCGCGCTACTACGAGCGCCGGCCCGACAGCATGCGCCAGCTCGTCGAGGAGGGGCAGAAGCCGAAGATCCTGATGATCGGCTGCTCCGACAGCCGCGTCGATCCGGCGCTGCTCACCCAGGCGGAGCCCGGCGAGATGTTCGTCGTCCGCAACGTCGCCAACCTCGTCCCGCCCTACCAGCCGGACGGCAGCTACCACGGCACCTCGGCGGCCATCGAGTACGCGGTGCGGGTGCTTCAGGTCAGCCACGTCATCGTCCTGGGCCATGCCCTGTGCGGCGGCATCCAGGGGCTGATCCGCCTGCGCAAGGGGGAGCCGGACCAGAACGACTTCGTGTCGCCCTGGGTGTCCATCGCCAGCGCCGCGCTCGACCCCTACATCCCGCCCGCCCAGGGCGACACCGACGAGGAGCGGCGCAAGGCCGAGTTCGAGCGTCTCCAACAGAAGCCCGACGTGATCGAGCGCGCCGCCGTCCGCACCTCGGTCGACAACCTGATGACCTTCCCCTTCGTCCGCGAGCGGGTGGAGGCCGGGACGCTGGAGCTGCACGGCTGGTGGTTCGACCTGGACAGCGGCGACCTGTGGGCCATCAACTCCCAGACCAAGATGTTCGAGCCGGTCGATTGA
- a CDS encoding accessory factor UbiK family protein: protein MQVDNKILDDLARVAGGALGALSSLREEAEAQMRQQFERVLSRMDVVSREEHEAVRAMAAKAREEQEAMTERLAALEATVAALQAGRDSKPDAGAAAPAVGPIAGGGGGPV, encoded by the coding sequence ATGCAGGTGGACAATAAGATTCTGGACGATCTGGCCCGCGTTGCGGGCGGCGCGCTCGGCGCGCTGTCGTCCCTGCGTGAGGAAGCCGAGGCGCAGATGCGCCAGCAGTTCGAGCGCGTCCTGTCGCGCATGGACGTGGTGAGCCGCGAGGAGCACGAGGCCGTCCGCGCCATGGCCGCCAAGGCCCGCGAGGAGCAGGAGGCCATGACCGAGCGGCTGGCCGCTCTGGAGGCCACGGTCGCGGCCCTCCAGGCCGGCCGCGACTCGAAGCCGGACGCGGGCGCCGCCGCCCCCGCGGTCGGCCCCATCGCCGGAGGGGGCGGCGGGCCGGTCTGA
- a CDS encoding DUF1192 family protein — protein MDIDDLEPRKAKPALKDLTALGVAELRDYIAGLEAEIARARAAIAAKEAQKNAAEAFFRKPS, from the coding sequence ATGGACATCGACGATCTGGAGCCGCGCAAGGCCAAGCCGGCGCTGAAGGACCTGACCGCGCTGGGCGTGGCGGAGCTGAGGGACTACATCGCCGGGCTGGAGGCCGAGATCGCCCGCGCCCGCGCCGCCATCGCCGCCAAGGAGGCGCAGAAGAACGCCGCGGAGGCCTTCTTCCGGAAGCCGTCCTGA
- a CDS encoding NAD(P)H-quinone oxidoreductase, which produces MGIALPDSMTCVEISQPGGPEVLRTVQRPAPVPGPGEVLVAVEAAGVNRPDMLQRQGRYDPPPGASDLPGLEIAGRVVALGEGVTEWAADDAVCALIAGGGYAQYCVVPAPQLLPVPKGYGMVEAAAVPETFFTVWTNVFERGALKPGETLLVHGGSSGIGTTAIQLAKAFGAEVFTTAGSAEKCRACEELGADRAIDYKTEDFAAVIQKETGGRGVDVVLDMVGGDYIARDIGIMAPDGRHVSIAFLQGPKVSINMFPVMTKRLTLTGSTLRARSVEEKGRIAAALREKVWPLLEGGTVKPVIHKVFTLEQATEAHALMESSAHIGKIVMTVGG; this is translated from the coding sequence ATGGGCATCGCCCTGCCGGACAGCATGACCTGCGTGGAGATTTCGCAACCCGGCGGCCCGGAGGTCCTGCGCACCGTGCAGCGCCCCGCCCCGGTGCCCGGCCCCGGCGAGGTGCTGGTGGCGGTGGAGGCCGCGGGCGTCAACCGTCCGGACATGCTGCAGCGCCAGGGCCGCTACGACCCGCCGCCGGGCGCCTCCGACCTGCCCGGCCTGGAGATCGCCGGGCGCGTCGTCGCCCTGGGCGAGGGCGTGACGGAGTGGGCCGCCGACGACGCGGTCTGCGCCCTGATCGCCGGCGGCGGCTATGCCCAGTATTGCGTGGTTCCGGCGCCGCAGCTCCTGCCCGTGCCCAAGGGCTACGGCATGGTCGAGGCCGCCGCCGTTCCGGAGACCTTCTTCACCGTCTGGACCAACGTGTTCGAGCGCGGCGCGCTGAAGCCCGGCGAGACGCTGCTGGTCCATGGCGGCTCCAGCGGCATCGGCACCACGGCCATCCAGCTCGCCAAGGCCTTTGGCGCCGAGGTGTTCACCACCGCCGGCAGCGCCGAGAAGTGCCGCGCCTGCGAGGAGCTGGGCGCCGACCGCGCCATCGACTACAAGACCGAGGACTTCGCCGCCGTCATCCAGAAGGAGACGGGCGGGCGCGGCGTCGACGTGGTGCTGGACATGGTCGGCGGCGACTACATCGCCCGCGACATCGGCATCATGGCCCCGGACGGGCGGCACGTCTCCATCGCCTTCCTGCAGGGGCCGAAGGTCTCCATCAACATGTTCCCGGTGATGACCAAGCGCCTGACCCTCACCGGCTCCACCCTGCGCGCGCGCTCGGTCGAGGAGAAGGGCCGCATCGCCGCCGCGCTGCGCGAGAAGGTGTGGCCGCTGCTGGAAGGCGGCACGGTCAAGCCGGTGATCCACAAGGTGTTCACGCTGGAGCAGGCGACCGAGGCGCACGCCCTGATGGAATCCAGCGCGCACATCGGCAAGATCGTCATGACGGTTGGCGGCTGA
- a CDS encoding AsmA family protein translates to MKRFLIAALILLGLLVAAVLIVPSVVDWNAYKAQIAERVSAATGREVELRGDIGLSLLPAPALTVRDARLANAPGGSEQDMARLKELDVRVALGPLLSGHIQVQSIKLIDPTFLFETLPDGRFNWDLSGAGRAAGGGRPPSGDGLASAVSFDQVTVQNGTIQYRDARTGQSEVIDQIDARIVAGSFTGPFQGQGSFRARGVPLRGEMFVSRLIDGAAVQVRATLSMADTDATLRFAGIVTNPPGSGGSRAQGDLRAEGSDLSRALALVRNGAAAGEDRKANALLAQSFGIRTAVEASPTGASFTNLEAQLGDTRATGTATLRSGAPARAELTLALNRLDLDAWLDRAGSGGVSPTGQPAARNGNGGKSAPSNAPSTGAPSGGAPSGGTGQPGGFALPEALDAKLDLAVDGITYNGGVIRQGRVEASLAGGTLNIDRVSALLPGGSDIVAAGELAAANGQPNINLRMEANADNLRALLEWLRVDVRAVPADRLRRASVAAQVQGKPGRLDVSGLDLRVDASRLTGAVAYVDRGRPAFGARLDLDRLNLDAYLPPPGGGAAQAAPTANGTAANGTAAPAPTRNGSSPGSSSAGSSAGSSMTPARLLAGVDANLELSVGQLTVRKTPVQGLRLDATAAGGALSIKEATVQDAAGVKLRLDGQVAGLEPLRGAHLTLNAEAPSLEGVARVVAWPEGAPAPERLGAVKAQARLSGDAERLAVELGVDAAEGSLEAGGTLSNVEKDPIADLKLRAKHPEIARLASLFADTPSAGGAVSGSYGAMDLYTELAGTRKAFTLGNIQGVLAGVTLKGKASADLNGSKPRVEAELQTGDLELDRLAALPAAASRPTGAAAPAAEASPGAPTAADTGANTGANTGANTGDFSGLRRFDGRFVLTSSALVKGGTRIEKPALRATVTNGVLTVERFDGTLMGGQLGATGRLAAPGNQTPTAEATITLSKAKLAEAVGGGLGGGALEIAGGVLDAEANLTTSGAGGDAMLRALAGQGRISARDGLLRGFDLGALRDRLTRLERPQELLGAVMGGLQGGETRFARLDGSFAIDKGVARTEDTRLTSDLGEAVAAGQVNLPAQTIDMRVRLTVQSDQSLPPLTVRMTGALDKPTRSFEMQEVQEYFARRAAEGLLNKVVPKDLPVPGGGNAPKPDALLKGLIDGLRR, encoded by the coding sequence GTGAAGAGATTCCTGATCGCTGCTCTGATACTCCTCGGTCTGCTGGTGGCCGCGGTGCTGATCGTGCCCAGCGTCGTCGATTGGAACGCCTACAAGGCCCAGATCGCGGAGCGGGTCTCCGCCGCGACGGGGCGCGAGGTGGAGTTGAGGGGCGACATCGGCCTGTCGCTGCTGCCGGCCCCGGCGCTGACGGTGCGCGACGCGCGTCTGGCCAACGCGCCCGGCGGGTCGGAGCAGGACATGGCCCGCCTGAAGGAGCTGGACGTCCGCGTGGCGCTCGGCCCGCTGCTCAGCGGCCACATCCAGGTGCAGAGCATCAAGCTGATCGACCCGACCTTCCTCTTCGAAACGCTGCCCGACGGCCGCTTCAACTGGGATTTGTCCGGCGCCGGGCGGGCGGCCGGCGGCGGGCGGCCTCCGTCCGGCGACGGGTTGGCCTCGGCGGTCAGCTTCGATCAGGTGACGGTGCAGAACGGCACCATCCAGTACCGCGACGCCCGCACCGGTCAGTCCGAGGTGATCGACCAGATCGACGCGCGGATCGTCGCCGGCAGCTTCACCGGGCCGTTTCAGGGGCAGGGCAGCTTCCGGGCGCGCGGCGTGCCGCTGCGCGGGGAGATGTTCGTCAGCCGCCTGATCGACGGCGCCGCCGTCCAGGTCCGCGCCACGCTGTCCATGGCCGACACCGACGCCACGCTGCGCTTCGCCGGCATCGTGACCAACCCGCCGGGCAGCGGCGGGTCGCGCGCGCAGGGCGATCTGCGCGCCGAGGGCAGCGATCTGTCCCGCGCGCTGGCCCTGGTCCGCAACGGCGCGGCGGCCGGCGAGGACAGGAAGGCGAACGCGCTGCTCGCCCAGTCCTTCGGCATCCGAACGGCGGTCGAGGCGTCCCCGACCGGGGCCAGCTTCACCAATCTGGAGGCGCAGCTCGGCGACACGCGCGCCACCGGCACGGCGACCCTGCGCAGCGGCGCGCCCGCAAGGGCGGAGCTGACCCTGGCGTTGAACCGGCTCGACCTCGACGCCTGGCTGGACCGCGCCGGCTCGGGCGGCGTCTCGCCGACCGGCCAGCCCGCCGCCCGCAATGGAAACGGGGGCAAGAGCGCGCCGTCCAACGCTCCATCGACGGGCGCTCCATCCGGTGGCGCTCCATCCGGTGGCACTGGCCAGCCGGGCGGGTTCGCCCTGCCGGAGGCGCTGGACGCCAAGCTCGACCTCGCGGTGGATGGCATCACCTACAACGGCGGGGTGATCCGCCAGGGGCGGGTGGAGGCCAGCCTGGCCGGCGGCACGCTGAACATCGACCGCGTCAGCGCGCTCCTGCCCGGCGGGTCCGACATCGTGGCGGCGGGGGAGCTGGCGGCGGCCAACGGCCAGCCGAACATCAACCTGCGGATGGAGGCGAACGCCGACAACCTGCGCGCCCTGCTGGAATGGCTGCGGGTGGACGTCCGCGCCGTTCCGGCGGACCGCCTGCGCCGGGCGTCCGTCGCCGCGCAGGTGCAGGGAAAGCCGGGGCGGCTCGACGTCAGCGGGCTGGATCTGCGGGTGGACGCCAGCCGCCTGACCGGCGCCGTCGCCTATGTGGACCGCGGCCGGCCCGCCTTCGGGGCGCGGCTCGACCTCGACCGGCTGAATCTCGACGCCTATCTGCCCCCGCCGGGCGGCGGCGCGGCCCAGGCCGCCCCAACGGCCAACGGAACGGCCGCCAACGGAACGGCCGCACCGGCGCCTACGCGCAACGGAAGTTCGCCTGGGAGTTCGTCCGCGGGTTCGTCCGCGGGGTCGTCGATGACCCCGGCCCGGCTGCTGGCCGGCGTGGACGCGAATCTGGAACTCTCGGTCGGGCAGCTGACCGTGCGCAAAACGCCGGTGCAGGGGCTGCGGCTCGACGCCACCGCCGCGGGCGGTGCCCTGTCGATCAAGGAAGCGACGGTGCAGGACGCCGCCGGGGTGAAGCTCCGCCTGGACGGGCAGGTCGCCGGGCTGGAGCCGCTGCGTGGCGCGCATCTGACGCTGAACGCCGAGGCTCCCAGCCTGGAAGGGGTCGCACGCGTGGTCGCTTGGCCGGAGGGCGCCCCCGCGCCGGAGCGGTTGGGCGCGGTGAAGGCGCAGGCCCGCCTCTCGGGCGACGCCGAGCGTCTGGCGGTCGAGCTGGGCGTGGACGCGGCCGAAGGCTCGCTGGAGGCGGGCGGCACGCTGTCGAACGTCGAGAAGGACCCCATCGCCGACCTCAAGCTGCGCGCCAAGCATCCGGAGATCGCCCGGCTGGCCAGCCTGTTCGCCGACACCCCGTCCGCCGGTGGCGCGGTGTCGGGCTCCTATGGGGCGATGGACCTCTACACGGAGCTGGCGGGGACGCGGAAGGCCTTCACGCTCGGCAACATCCAGGGCGTGCTGGCCGGCGTCACCCTCAAGGGGAAGGCCAGCGCCGACCTGAACGGCAGCAAGCCGCGGGTGGAGGCCGAACTGCAGACCGGCGACCTGGAGCTGGACCGGCTGGCGGCGCTCCCCGCGGCGGCATCGCGCCCCACGGGCGCCGCCGCCCCGGCGGCCGAGGCGTCGCCGGGCGCGCCCACAGCCGCCGATACGGGGGCCAACACGGGGGCCAACACGGGGGCCAACACGGGAGATTTCAGCGGGCTGCGCCGTTTCGACGGACGCTTCGTGCTGACTTCCTCGGCGCTCGTCAAGGGCGGGACGCGGATCGAGAAGCCGGCCCTGCGCGCCACCGTGACGAACGGCGTGCTGACGGTGGAACGCTTCGACGGCACCCTGATGGGCGGTCAGCTCGGCGCCACCGGCCGGCTCGCCGCGCCGGGCAACCAGACGCCGACCGCCGAGGCCACCATCACCCTGTCCAAGGCCAAGCTGGCCGAGGCGGTGGGCGGCGGTCTGGGCGGCGGAGCGCTGGAGATCGCCGGGGGCGTGCTGGACGCCGAAGCCAACCTGACGACCAGCGGGGCCGGCGGCGACGCCATGCTCAGGGCGCTGGCCGGCCAGGGCCGGATCAGCGCCCGCGACGGGCTGCTGCGCGGCTTCGACCTCGGCGCCCTGCGCGACCGGCTGACCAGGCTGGAGCGTCCGCAGGAGCTGCTGGGCGCGGTGATGGGCGGCCTTCAGGGTGGGGAGACCCGCTTCGCCCGGCTGGACGGCAGCTTCGCCATCGACAAGGGCGTGGCCCGCACCGAGGACACCCGCCTGACCTCCGACCTGGGCGAGGCGGTGGCGGCGGGGCAGGTCAACCTGCCGGCGCAGACCATCGACATGCGCGTCCGCCTGACCGTGCAGTCCGACCAGTCGTTGCCGCCCCTGACCGTCCGCATGACCGGCGCGCTCGACAAGCCCACCCGCTCCTTCGAGATGCAGGAGGTGCAGGAGTATTTCGCCCGCCGCGCCGCCGAGGGGCTGCTGAACAAGGTGGTGCCGAAGGATCTGCCGGTTCCCGGCGGCGGCAACGCCCCGAAACCCGACGCGCTGCTGAAGGGGCTGATCGACGGGCTGCGGCGTTGA
- a CDS encoding UbiX family flavin prenyltransferase, producing MTAPSRLVVGISGASGVILGIRLLSVLRRIGVESHLVVSRSAEVTLAHETDMKVAELRALADVSYAAADIGAAIASGSFRAMGMIVAPCSVRTMSEIATGVTSTLLTRAADVTLKERRPLVLMVRETPLHLGHLRTMTQLAEMGAVIAPPVPAFYSRPQTIDDLVDHAVGRALDLFGLDAGIVRRWGEPAPAEVLET from the coding sequence ATGACTGCACCCTCCCGTCTTGTCGTCGGAATCAGCGGAGCCTCGGGCGTGATCCTGGGCATCCGGCTGCTGTCCGTGCTGCGCCGGATCGGCGTCGAATCGCACCTCGTCGTCAGCCGGTCGGCCGAGGTCACCCTGGCCCATGAGACCGACATGAAGGTGGCGGAGCTGCGGGCTCTGGCCGACGTGTCCTACGCCGCCGCCGACATCGGCGCGGCCATCGCCAGCGGCAGCTTCCGCGCCATGGGCATGATCGTCGCCCCCTGCTCCGTCCGCACGATGAGCGAGATCGCCACGGGCGTGACCTCCACCCTGCTGACCCGCGCCGCCGACGTCACGTTGAAGGAACGGCGCCCGCTGGTGCTGATGGTGCGCGAGACGCCGCTGCATCTCGGGCACCTGCGCACGATGACCCAGCTGGCCGAGATGGGGGCGGTGATCGCCCCGCCGGTCCCCGCCTTCTACAGCCGCCCGCAGACCATCGACGATCTGGTGGACCACGCCGTGGGGCGGGCGCTCGACCTGTTCGGGCTGGACGCCGGCATCGTCCGCCGCTGGGGTGAACCGGCGCCTGCGGAGGTTCTGGAAACATGA
- a CDS encoding DUF4169 family protein — translation MADVVNLNRFRKMRQKEEREKTAEENRIRFGRTKAEKLRDRQDAERREADLDGKRVEGKAAEGMAGDGEAPGG, via the coding sequence ATGGCCGATGTCGTGAACCTGAACCGCTTCCGAAAGATGCGCCAGAAGGAAGAGCGCGAAAAGACCGCCGAGGAGAACCGCATCCGCTTCGGGCGCACCAAGGCCGAAAAGCTGCGCGACCGTCAGGACGCCGAACGCCGCGAGGCGGATCTCGACGGGAAAAGGGTCGAAGGAAAGGCGGCCGAAGGTATGGCTGGCGACGGCGAGGCGCCCGGAGGGTGA